From a region of the Calliphora vicina chromosome 4, idCalVici1.1, whole genome shotgun sequence genome:
- the c12.2 gene encoding von Willebrand factor A domain-containing protein 8, translating to MIIPLRLLNRTTNHLINNRNVLKTPQFVPVYTKYYSTKVTEDSETITIGDVTKSIKLPKNPELVPQKYVQYAEDGSMELSQSALHHLRWMLQKDSLKQDMFLLGQPGPLRRQLAMQFLELTQRELEYIALSRDTTESDLKQRREIKNKAAVYYDQCAVSAAVNGRILVLDGVEHAERNVLPILNNLLENREMHLENGKFLMAPERYDKLLETYSKEELDSWGLLRVSEDFRVVALGCPTHKYKGTPLDPPLRSRFQSRNVSHYSFEEMLVDLSSRVPNVAVENLKSLLSFGLAVQSADASANLPDFPLDNVHLVAKMMNINSNLSLHDALIRLYPYQTSLKKEQQTRIANLLKSFNIKPVPSKPVKKITSEKLQKDAANNLVEFKIDDVTVQIPGGHHVTVNQKQKEFVDLDHQRNVLAQMIQAVSVGDVCLMGQKGVGKYTLTQHLMQLLQQSLEPMVLFEDMTSRDLVQQRITTAEGDTVWRDSPLVRAAKNGSVALLNGIHRLHKSTVTVLQRVIHDRELQLCDGTTLLSGERYEALLQQGFTKLQLAEKGIFKIHDSFRIIALAEPPNPNTTAQNWLTPEMLSLFLYMEVRPLQQSEEYEIIKKLYGNIDDSIHKVIQLSHILRDSSDATLQNLSGTLSTRQLLKIARRMSSYPTDVYEIIQNTFLTKFMPALPRAALENAIRQAGIEPETGKHTGRKQISVENNILKIGNTEMKLEVASEESKVPSTLFYEMPQHVALLERLLQDFLIGDHLLLVGNQGVGKNKLIDKLLQLMNKPREYLQLHRDTTVHSLTVQSTLRDGQVVYEDSPLVKAVKTGHILVIDEADKAPVNVTCILRTLVESGEMMLSDGRKIVAPGDKESALEENPTQEIIETHPNFRVIVLANRPGFPFLGNDFFASLGDVFSCHAVDNPSPDSETFLLQQYGPSVPKKTVATLVNAFGELRQMADEGLLNYPYSTREVVNIVKHLEKYPNENMSELVGNVLDFDKYQPEALEQVTGVLAKHGLPIEAYARNELYALRKKKEIQLTVNRKSGLGVSGPKYGKVDPKNEPHVGGNTWAGGSGGRDTAGLGGKGGPFRLDKGHKVHQLSDEEKDDIPEEVKKAAREMNRKAFEEKLKEIRMSAHDHSMYAQFSEPIHKQVQQLKAVLDAMQTKSKERQWQKYQTHGELDDTRLIEGITGEKNIYRRRADANPWADHIQEKPNRLKLVVDVSGSMYRFNGYDGRLDRELEAVVMVMEAFEGYEKKIVYDVVGHSGEGYEIPFINAGSPPRTDKERFETIRMMHAHSQFCWSGDSTVKATKEAVNTLADEDYDNSIVVVLSDANLSRYGINPKDFAKALMNGEPKVKGHVIFIGSLAEEADLINAQMPAGHSYVCMDVSTLPQILKQIFTSSLL from the exons atGATTATACCTTTGAGATTATTAAATAGAACTACAAATCATTTGataaataatcgaaatgttttaaaaacaccACAATTTGTACCTGTTTATACGAAATACTATTCGACAAAAGTGACGGAAGACAGTGAGACCATAACAATTGGTGATGtaacaaaaagtataaaattaccaaaaaatccCGAATTAGTGCCACAAAAATATG tGCAATACGCTGAAGATGGTTCTATGGAATTGAGCCAATCTGCTTTACATCACTTGAGATGGATGCTGCAAAAGGATAGTTTGAAACAAGACATGTTTCTTTTGGGCCAACCTGGTCCCTTGAGAAGACAATTGGCCATGCAGTTTTTAGAATTGACTCAAAGAGAATTGGAATATATTGCCTTGAGTCGCGATACTACGGAAAGTGATTTGAAACAGAGGCGTGAGATTAAAAACAAGGCTGCTGTTTATTATGATCAA TGTGCTGTTAGTGCTGCTGTGAATGGTCGGATTTTGGTTTTGGATGGTGTGGAACATGCTGAACGCAATGTTTTACCTATTTTGAATAATCTATTGGAAAATCGTGAGATGCATTTggaaaatggtaaatttttaatGGCACCCGAGCGTTATGATAAGCTTTTGGAG acTTATTCTAAAGAAGAATTAGATTCTTGGGGTCTGTTACGTGTCTCTGAAGATTTCCGTGTGGTGGCTTTGGGTTGTCCTACTCATAAATATAAGGGTACTCCTTTGGATCCTCCTTTAAGATCACGTTTCCAGTCACGCAATGTTTCACATTATTCATTTGAG gaAATGCTTGTCGATTTGAGCTCCCGTGTTCCTAATGTAGCTGTGGAAAACTTAAAGAGCCTTTTATCCTTTGGTTTAGCCGTGCAGTCAGCTGATGCTTCAGCCAATTTACCAGATTTTCCCTTAGATAATGTACATTTGGTAGCTAAAATGATG AATATCAACTCTAATTTATCCCTACATGATGCCTTAATACGTCTGTACCCCTACCAAACTTCCCTGAAAAAGGAGCAACAAACACGCATAGCTAATCTTTTAAAATCCTTCAACATTAAGCCCGTACCCTCGAAACCAGTTAAAAAGATTACCagtgaaaaattgcaaaaagaTGCTGCAAATAATTTAGtggaatttaaaattgatgATGTAACGGTGCAAATACCAGGCGGTCATCATGTTACGGTTAATCAAAAGCAAAAAGAATTTGTGGATTTAGATCATCAGCGTAATGTACTGGCACAAATGATACAGGCGGTCAGTGTGGGTGATGTCTGTTTGATGGGTCAAAAAGGTGTGGGAAAATACACTTTAACCCAACATCTCATGCAACTGTTGCAGCAGTCCTTGGAACCCATGGTTCTATTTGAGGATATGACTTCTAGAGATTTGGTGCAGCAGCGTATTACCACTGCCGAAGGTGATACCGTGTGGAGAGATTCTCCTCTGGTGAGAGCGGCTAAAAATGGTTCTGTAGCTTTGCTAAATGGCATACATCGTTTGCATAAAAGCACTGTAACTGTATTGCAGCGTGTCATACATGACCGTGAATTGCAGTTGTGTGATGGCACCACTCTGCTGAGTGGAGAACGTTATGAGGCTTTGTTACAGCAGGGTTTCACAAAACTGCAATTGGCTGAGAAGGGTATTTTTAAGATACATGACAGTTTCAGAATTATTGCCTTAGCCGAGCCACCCAATCCCAATACTACGGCACAGAATTGGTTGACTCCGGAAATGTTAAGTCTTTTCCTGTACATGGAGGTCAGACCTCTACAGCAATCTGAGGAGTATGAGATCATAAAGAAGCTTTATGGTAACATCGATGACAGCATACACAAGGTGATTCAATTGTCTCATATCTTGAGAGACTCTTCGGATGccactcttcaaaatttgtcgGGCACTTTGTCGACCAGACAGTTGTTGAAAATAGCCCGCCGCATGTCTTCCTATCCCACTGATGTCTATGAAATCATACAAAACACTTTCCTCACTAAATTTATGCCCGCTCTACCCAGAGCTGCCTTGGAGAATGCCATACGTCAGGCTGGTATTGAGCCGGAAACTGGTAAACATACAGGACGCAAACAAATTTCAGTGgagaataacattttaaaaattggcaaTACAGAAATGAAATTGGAGGTGGCCAGTGAAGAGTCTAAGGTGCCCAGTACCTTGTTCTATGAAATGCCTCAACATGTGGCTTTATTGGAACGTCTGCTGCAAGATTTCCTTATAGGAGATCATTTGTTGCTGGTGGGCAATCAAGGTGTGGGTAAAAACAAACTCATTGATAAATTGCTGCAATTGATGAACAAACCCCGTGAGTATTTACAACTGCACAGAGATACTACAGTACACAGTCTCACTGTACAATCCACTTTGCGCGATGGCCAGGTGGTTTACGAAGACAGTCCTTTGGTAAAGGCTGTTAAAACTGGCCACATATTGGTTATAGATGAGGCTGATAAGGCTCCTGTTAATGTCACTTGTATTTTGAGAACTCTGGTGGAAAGCGGTGAAATGATGTTGTCAGATGGCCGTAAAATAGTTGCACCTGGTGATAAGGAGTCTGCCTTAGAGGAAAATCCCACACAAGAGATTATAGAAACCCATCCAAATTTCCGTGTTATAGTTTTGGCCAACCGTCCTGGTTTCCCCTTCTTGGGTAATGATTTCTTTGCTTCCTTGGGTGATGTTTTCAGTTGTCATGCCGTCGATAATCCCTCTCCAGACTCTGAAACATTTTTACTGCAGCAGTATGGGCCATCGGTGCCTAAGAAAACTGTGGCCACTTTGGTTAATGCCTTTGGAGAGTTGCGGCAAATGGCCGATGAAGGTTTACTAAATTATCCCTATTCTACCAGAGAAGTGGTGAATATTGTTAAACATTTGGAAAAATATCCCAATGAAAACATGTCCGAGTTGGTGGGCAATGTTTTGGATTTCGATAAGTACCAGCCTGAAGCTTTGGAACAAGTTACCGGGGTCTTGGCTAAACATGGTCTGCCCATAGAGGCCTATGCACGCAATGAGTTGTATGCTTTGCGCAAAAAGAAGGAAATCCAACTGACAGTCAATCGCAAAAGTGGTTTGGGAGTTTCGGGACCAAAATACGGCAAAGTAGATCCCAAAAATGAGCCCCATGTGGGAGGCAATACTTGGGCTGGCGGTAGTGGTGGTCGTGACACTGCCGGTTTGGGTGGAAAGGGAGGTCCCTTTCGTTTAGATAAAGGCCATAAGGTGCACCAACTTTCCGACGAAGAAAAAGACGATATACCCGAGGAGGTGAAAAAGGCTGCACGGGAAATGAATCGCAAAGCGTTTGAGGAGAAATTAAAGGAAATTAGAATGTCAGCCCACGATCATTCTATGTACGCCCAATTTAGTGAACCCATACATAAGCAAGTGCAGCAATTAAAGGCTGTGTTGGATGCTATGCAAACCAAAAGTAAGGAGAGGCAGTGGCAAAAGTATCAAACCCATGGTGAACTTGATGATACCCGCCTTATAGAGGGCATAACGGGAGAGAAAAACATCTATCGTCGCCGAGCAGATGCCAATCCCTGGGCTGATCACATACAAGAGAAACCAAATCGCCTTAAATTGGTGGTAGATGTTTCAGGTTCCATGTATCGTTTCAATGGCTACGATGGCCGTTTAGATCGTGAACTGGAGGCTGTAGTCATGGTTATGGAGGCCTTTGAGGGTTACGAGAAGAAAATCGTCTACGATGTTGTCGGTCACAGTGGTGAGGGCTATGAAATACCCTTCATCAATGCCGGCAGTCCTCCGCGCACGGACAAAGAACGTTTCGAGACAATACGCATGATGCATGCTCATTCACAATTCTGCTGGTCAGGTGATAGTACTGTGAAGGCCACCAAAGAGGCGGTCAATACTTTGGCCGACGAAGATTATGATAATTCTATTGTGGTGGTGCTGAGCGATGCAAATCTATCGCGTTATGGTATAAATCCTAAGGATTTTGCCAAGGCTTTAATGAATGGCGAACCCAAGGTCAAGGGTCATGTTATATTCATTGGTAGTTTGGCCGAGGAAGCTGATCT AATAAACGCTCAAATGCCGGCCGGTCATAGTTACGTTTGCATGGATGTCTCAACTCTACCACAAATTCTTAAACAAATCTTTACCTCTTCATTATTGTGA